A DNA window from Mycolicibacter terrae contains the following coding sequences:
- a CDS encoding hemophore-related protein yields MTTSLTRLAAAAGGVALALSAAGVASADPAQDPAVSTTCSYSQVVAAMNAQSPATAAQFNATPMAQSFLQNFLASPPPQREQMLEQAQGVPEAAQFVNLVGPIAKTCDKY; encoded by the coding sequence ATCACAACGTCTTTGACCAGGCTGGCTGCCGCTGCCGGCGGCGTGGCCCTGGCGCTTTCAGCGGCGGGGGTCGCATCCGCCGACCCGGCGCAGGATCCGGCGGTCAGCACCACCTGCAGCTACTCACAAGTGGTGGCGGCGATGAACGCGCAATCACCGGCAACCGCAGCACAATTCAATGCCACACCCATGGCGCAATCGTTCCTGCAGAACTTCCTCGCCTCGCCGCCGCCGCAGCGCGAGCAGATGCTCGAGCAGGCCCAGGGTGTGCCCGAGGCAGCGCAATTCGTCAACCTGGTCGGCCCCATCGCCAAGACCTGCGACAAGTACTGA
- a CDS encoding hemerythrin domain-containing protein: MDALSFLRADHESVLGMLEVLDGPPQGDGAHQSGLATMVTNLVIAESQHEAIEEQLFWPAVRTALDDGDDLADHAIAQEEAGKALLQQLEDSRPGEPEYHRALAEFSTAAREHIDYEENVVWPRFTTAISAQDLEKLGDKLRTAKKIAPTRPHPNAPSGGLAQNTMGVAVAAVDHLRDRLSGRAANNPPDAPTS; encoded by the coding sequence ATGGACGCATTGTCGTTTCTTCGTGCCGACCACGAGAGCGTGCTGGGCATGTTGGAAGTACTTGACGGGCCACCGCAGGGCGACGGTGCTCACCAGAGCGGATTGGCGACCATGGTGACCAATCTGGTGATCGCCGAATCGCAGCACGAGGCGATCGAGGAGCAACTGTTCTGGCCGGCGGTTCGAACGGCGCTCGACGACGGCGACGACTTGGCGGACCACGCCATCGCCCAGGAGGAAGCCGGCAAGGCATTACTGCAGCAGCTCGAGGACAGCCGCCCCGGTGAGCCCGAATATCACCGGGCGCTGGCTGAATTCAGCACGGCGGCCCGGGAACACATCGACTACGAGGAGAACGTGGTGTGGCCACGGTTCACCACAGCGATCAGCGCCCAAGACCTCGAGAAGTTGGGTGACAAACTGCGGACCGCCAAGAAGATCGCCCCGACCCGGCCGCATCCCAACGCCCCGTCGGGCGGGCTGGCCCAGAACACCATGGGCGTGGCCGTTGCCGCCGTGGACCATCTGCGCGACCGGCTGAGCGGCCGGGCCGCGAACAACCCGCCTGACGCCCCCACGAGCTGA
- a CDS encoding alcohol dehydrogenase catalytic domain-containing protein, whose amino-acid sequence MRAVTWQGKRKVQVDTVPDPVIEKPTDAVIEVTTTNICGSDLHLYEVLGPFMDPGDILGHEPIGVVREVGHEVSNLKAGDRVVIPFQIACGHCWTCRQGLPTQCDTTRVREQDTGAALFGYSKLYGQVPGAQAQYLRVPQAHYTHIKVPEGPPDSRFVYLSDVLPTAMQAVDYAAIPDGGSVTVLGLGPIGDMAARIAAHSGARVIGVDLVPERLGRLAHRGSETIDLRGASDLGEVIRDRTDGRGTDAVIDAVGMEAHGSGGAKAVQQLSSLLPDALAGPLINKAGIDRLAALYSAIDVVRRGGTVSIVGVYGGKLDPLPMFTLFDKQIQLRMGQANVKPRVDRMMALLTDDDPLGVDAFATHELPLEQAPHAYQIFQEKRDGAVKILLKP is encoded by the coding sequence ATGCGGGCAGTCACATGGCAGGGCAAGCGCAAGGTCCAAGTCGACACCGTGCCCGACCCGGTGATCGAGAAGCCGACCGACGCCGTCATCGAGGTGACGACCACCAACATCTGCGGATCCGACCTGCACCTCTACGAGGTGCTCGGTCCGTTCATGGATCCCGGCGACATCTTGGGCCACGAACCGATCGGCGTCGTCCGGGAAGTCGGTCACGAAGTCAGCAACCTCAAGGCCGGCGACCGGGTGGTCATCCCGTTCCAGATCGCCTGCGGGCACTGCTGGACGTGCCGCCAGGGCCTGCCGACCCAGTGCGACACCACCCGGGTGCGCGAGCAGGACACCGGCGCCGCACTTTTCGGCTATTCCAAGCTCTACGGTCAGGTCCCGGGCGCGCAGGCGCAATACCTACGGGTGCCGCAGGCCCACTACACCCACATCAAAGTGCCGGAGGGGCCGCCGGATTCGCGGTTCGTGTATCTGTCCGACGTGCTGCCGACCGCGATGCAGGCGGTGGATTACGCCGCGATACCCGACGGCGGCTCGGTGACCGTGCTGGGACTCGGGCCGATCGGTGACATGGCGGCCCGCATCGCCGCCCATTCCGGAGCCCGGGTGATCGGCGTGGACCTGGTGCCCGAGCGGCTGGGCCGGCTGGCTCACCGGGGCAGCGAGACCATCGACCTGCGTGGGGCATCCGACCTCGGCGAGGTGATCCGCGACCGCACCGACGGGCGGGGAACCGACGCGGTCATCGATGCCGTCGGTATGGAGGCGCACGGCTCCGGCGGCGCCAAGGCCGTGCAACAGCTCAGCTCCCTGCTGCCGGACGCCCTGGCCGGACCGTTGATCAACAAGGCCGGCATCGACCGGCTCGCCGCGCTGTACTCGGCCATCGACGTCGTGCGCCGCGGCGGCACGGTGTCGATCGTCGGCGTCTACGGCGGCAAACTGGACCCGCTGCCGATGTTCACCTTGTTCGACAAGCAGATTCAGCTGAGGATGGGCCAGGCCAACGTCAAACCGCGGGTCGACCGGATGATGGCGCTGCTCACCGACGACGACCCGCTGGGCGTCGACGCCTTCGCCACCCACGAGCTGCCCCTGGAGCAGGCCCCGCACGCTTACCAGATATTCCAGGAGAAGCGTGACGGCGCGGTGAAGATCCTGCTCAAGCCGTGA
- a CDS encoding glycoside hydrolase family 15 protein, producing the protein MDNTPPLLERFPPHVLRQYALIADGERGIVVGPRGDFCWMCLPRWDSPAVFSSLLGGAGVYAVTPELRHVWGGQYEERSLIWRSRWVTTDGIVECREALAFPGDPHTAVVLRRIRALDRPVRMQVALQVRADFGATAMSGLSCRDGVWTGRSGPHRFRWTGAGEAHRPGDGSLRMVVDVAPGRDHDLVLELSDRELPAQPVEAAQAWHATESAWKQAVPEITGTLADVDAQQSYAVLRGLTSAGGGMVAAATMSLPERAKQGRNYDYRYCWIRDQCYTGQAIAAAGPHPLLDDAVRFVTERVLADGPDLRPAYRVDATTPPPEHDLALPGYPGGTVKTGNWVADQFQLDNFGEALLLLAAAARLDRLDSTHWGAVHVLVDAIESRCGEPDAGIWELDNQRWAHSRLTCAAGLRRIAGVTSPAEGARWQHLADKLVSDTSTDCLHRDGRWQRAPDDAGIDASLLLPGLRGAVAADDARTIATLAAVRRELTRDGFVYRYRADQRDLGEAEGAFLLCNFVMALADHQQGNDLAALQWFERGRTACGPPGLLAEEYDVGQRQLRGNLPQAFAHALLFEAAHLLAG; encoded by the coding sequence ATGGACAACACACCGCCGCTGCTCGAGCGATTCCCCCCGCACGTGCTGCGCCAGTATGCGCTGATCGCCGACGGGGAGCGCGGCATCGTGGTCGGGCCCCGCGGCGACTTCTGCTGGATGTGTCTGCCCCGCTGGGACAGCCCGGCGGTGTTCAGCTCGTTGCTCGGCGGGGCCGGGGTGTACGCCGTCACGCCGGAACTGCGCCACGTGTGGGGCGGCCAGTACGAGGAACGGTCGCTGATCTGGCGTTCCCGCTGGGTCACCACCGATGGGATCGTCGAGTGCCGCGAGGCATTGGCCTTCCCCGGCGACCCGCACACCGCCGTGGTGCTGCGGCGCATCCGGGCGCTCGATCGTCCGGTGCGGATGCAGGTGGCTTTGCAGGTTCGGGCCGACTTCGGGGCCACCGCCATGTCGGGATTGTCGTGCCGCGATGGTGTGTGGACCGGGCGGTCGGGGCCGCACCGGTTCCGGTGGACGGGGGCCGGCGAGGCGCACCGACCCGGCGACGGATCGCTGCGCATGGTCGTCGACGTCGCTCCTGGACGCGACCACGACCTGGTGCTCGAGCTGTCCGACCGCGAGCTGCCGGCGCAGCCGGTCGAGGCTGCACAGGCCTGGCACGCCACCGAAAGCGCCTGGAAACAGGCTGTTCCGGAAATCACCGGCACTTTGGCCGACGTGGATGCGCAGCAGTCCTACGCGGTGCTGCGCGGCCTGACCAGCGCCGGCGGCGGGATGGTCGCGGCCGCGACGATGTCGCTGCCGGAGCGGGCCAAGCAGGGGCGGAACTACGACTATCGCTACTGCTGGATTCGCGACCAGTGCTACACCGGGCAGGCGATCGCCGCCGCCGGACCGCATCCGTTGCTGGACGACGCCGTCCGGTTCGTCACCGAGCGGGTCCTGGCCGACGGACCCGACCTGCGACCCGCCTATCGTGTGGACGCCACGACGCCACCCCCGGAACACGACCTGGCGCTGCCCGGCTACCCGGGTGGCACGGTCAAGACCGGCAACTGGGTCGCGGACCAATTCCAGCTCGACAACTTCGGCGAGGCGCTGCTGCTGCTGGCCGCCGCCGCGCGGCTGGATCGGCTGGACAGCACCCACTGGGGTGCGGTGCACGTCCTGGTCGACGCGATCGAAAGCCGTTGCGGTGAACCGGACGCCGGAATCTGGGAACTCGACAACCAGCGCTGGGCCCATTCCCGGCTGACGTGCGCGGCCGGACTGCGGCGTATCGCCGGTGTGACGTCGCCGGCCGAAGGCGCACGCTGGCAACATCTGGCCGACAAGCTGGTCAGTGATACCAGCACCGACTGCCTACATCGAGACGGCAGATGGCAACGTGCACCCGATGACGCGGGCATCGACGCGTCGCTGCTGCTGCCCGGGTTGCGGGGAGCCGTTGCGGCCGATGATGCCCGCACCATCGCCACCCTGGCCGCGGTGCGTCGCGAGCTGACCCGGGACGGCTTCGTCTACCGCTACCGGGCCGACCAGCGCGACCTCGGTGAGGCCGAGGGGGCGTTCCTGTTGTGCAACTTCGTGATGGCGCTCGCCGATCACCAGCAGGGCAACGACCTCGCGGCGCTGCAGTGGTTCGAGCGGGGCCGCACCGCGTGCGGGCCGCCGGGCCTGCTCGCCGAGGAATACGACGTGGGCCAGCGTCAGTTGCGCGGCAACCTGCCGCAGGCCTTCGCGCACGCGTTGCTGTTCGAGGCCGCACACCTGCTCGCCGGCTGA
- a CDS encoding oxidoreductase, with product MSRIAFNLPRLVTLVADLALLGVAGTHGYVLATTPGPPGYFTVYCTAVIIGCLVAAASTWIDIDDIVPGLGWLAGSVICTAFVIGYLISRLVSLPGLPTLTGRWDLAPGNLALACAGAFLAVHLTVLSGVNVAFGQRRAWYC from the coding sequence ATGAGCAGGATCGCATTCAACCTGCCGCGGCTGGTGACGCTGGTCGCCGACCTCGCGCTGCTGGGAGTGGCCGGCACCCACGGTTATGTGCTGGCGACCACGCCCGGACCGCCCGGGTATTTCACGGTGTACTGCACCGCGGTGATCATCGGTTGCCTCGTCGCCGCCGCCAGCACCTGGATCGACATCGACGACATCGTGCCGGGCCTGGGGTGGCTGGCCGGCAGTGTCATCTGCACGGCATTCGTGATCGGCTACCTGATCAGCCGGCTGGTGAGCCTGCCCGGCCTGCCGACGCTGACCGGGCGGTGGGATCTCGCACCGGGCAACCTCGCGCTGGCCTGCGCCGGCGCGTTCCTGGCGGTGCATCTGACGGTGCTATCCGGAGTCAACGTGGCATTCGGGCAGCGCAGGGCCTGGTACTGCTGA
- a CDS encoding enolase C-terminal domain-like protein — MSLPRSVPVPVDSIGVAAYSIPTDAEESDGTMVWHSTTMVLVSVRAAGQAGIGYTYAGTAAATVVRDKLAGVVTGGDALAPPARWADMLSAVRNLGRPGVVAEAISAVDVALWDLRSRLLDEPLVVALGAVHEATPVYGSGGFTSYDNDTLCRQLAGWVEEGIPRVKMKVGRDPDADAVRVAAARSAVGSDTELFVDANGAYDRKTALAWAERFAEHDVRWFEEPVSSDDLEGLHLLRERAPAGMDIAAGEYGYDLPYFQRMFDAGAVDCPQADVTRCLGITGVLKVGALCDARCLDLSLHCAPQISAHVGTALWHLRHLEYFHDHVRIEQMAFDGVLRPEPGGMLRPDRSAAGHGLSIKAADLEQFRVA, encoded by the coding sequence ATGAGCCTGCCCCGCAGCGTGCCGGTGCCCGTCGACTCGATCGGGGTCGCCGCCTACTCGATTCCCACCGATGCCGAAGAGTCCGACGGCACCATGGTCTGGCATTCCACCACGATGGTGCTGGTGTCGGTGCGTGCCGCAGGACAGGCCGGCATCGGCTATACCTACGCCGGCACCGCGGCGGCGACGGTGGTGCGCGACAAGCTGGCCGGGGTCGTCACCGGCGGCGATGCCCTGGCACCGCCGGCCCGCTGGGCCGACATGCTCAGCGCGGTGCGCAATCTGGGCCGGCCCGGGGTGGTCGCCGAGGCGATCTCCGCCGTCGACGTCGCGCTGTGGGATCTGCGGTCCCGGCTGCTCGACGAGCCGCTGGTCGTCGCACTGGGTGCGGTGCATGAGGCCACCCCCGTCTACGGCAGCGGCGGATTCACCTCCTACGACAACGACACGCTCTGCCGTCAGCTCGCCGGATGGGTCGAGGAGGGGATCCCGCGGGTCAAGATGAAGGTCGGCCGTGACCCCGACGCCGACGCGGTTCGGGTGGCGGCGGCGCGCTCTGCGGTCGGCTCCGACACCGAGTTGTTCGTCGACGCCAACGGGGCCTATGACCGCAAGACGGCGCTGGCCTGGGCGGAGCGCTTCGCCGAGCACGATGTGCGCTGGTTCGAGGAGCCGGTCAGCTCGGACGATCTCGAGGGACTGCACCTGCTGCGCGAGCGCGCGCCCGCGGGCATGGACATCGCTGCCGGCGAGTACGGCTACGACCTGCCCTACTTCCAGCGCATGTTCGACGCGGGCGCCGTCGACTGCCCACAGGCAGACGTCACCCGCTGCCTGGGGATCACCGGGGTGCTCAAGGTGGGGGCCCTGTGCGATGCCCGCTGCCTGGATCTGTCGCTGCACTGCGCGCCGCAGATCAGCGCGCATGTCGGGACCGCGCTGTGGCACCTGCGCCACCTGGAGTACTTCCACGACCATGTGCGAATCGAGCAGATGGCCTTCGATGGTGTGCTGCGCCCCGAGCCCGGCGGCATGTTGCGCCCAGACCGCAGCGCGGCGGGCCACGGGTTGAGCATCAAAGCGGCTGACCTGGAACAGTTTCGGGTGGCCTGA
- a CDS encoding cutinase family protein, which produces MITRILAATGLAGCTLLSWPAADAAAAGCPDVEVVFARGTAEPPGVGWMGQQFIDALRWRVGGRPVGVYPVNFPAVPEFAPTVAGVADAAGHITDMAAGCPDTALVLGGYSRGAALIGYLTAPAPAADGFPPPLPPETAGHVAAVALLGRPSAEFLNSLGAPPLAVGPAFAAKTIELCAPGDPVCSGGADGNAHAAYAANGMTAQAADFTAEHLRPPETVPGQPL; this is translated from the coding sequence GTGATTACTCGAATACTCGCCGCGACCGGTCTGGCGGGCTGCACGCTGCTGTCCTGGCCGGCGGCGGACGCGGCCGCCGCCGGATGTCCCGACGTCGAGGTGGTGTTCGCCCGCGGCACCGCCGAACCGCCCGGGGTCGGATGGATGGGCCAGCAGTTCATCGACGCGCTGCGGTGGCGGGTCGGCGGCCGCCCGGTGGGTGTCTACCCCGTCAATTTCCCGGCCGTACCCGAATTCGCCCCGACGGTCGCCGGGGTCGCCGACGCCGCCGGCCACATCACCGATATGGCGGCGGGCTGCCCGGACACCGCACTGGTGTTGGGCGGCTACTCCCGCGGCGCGGCACTGATCGGTTACCTCACCGCGCCGGCCCCCGCCGCCGACGGGTTTCCCCCGCCGCTGCCGCCGGAGACGGCCGGGCACGTCGCCGCCGTTGCCCTGCTGGGCAGACCGTCAGCCGAGTTCCTGAATTCCCTCGGTGCGCCGCCGCTGGCGGTCGGCCCCGCCTTCGCCGCCAAGACCATCGAGTTGTGTGCCCCCGGCGACCCGGTCTGCTCGGGGGGCGCCGACGGGAACGCGCACGCGGCGTATGCGGCTAACGGCATGACGGCACAGGCGGCGGATTTCACCGCGGAACATCTCAGGCCACCCGAAACTGTTCCAGGTCAGCCGCTTTGA